Below is a window of Bordetella genomosp. 9 DNA.
ACAAAACCAACACAAGGGGTTGCCATGAACAAATCCATCCTGGTCGCCGGCCTGATCGCGCTCGGCTGCGCGGGACCGTCGCAGGCCGCGGACTGGCCGGCCCGGCCGGTGTCGATCATCCTGGGCTTCGCGCCGGGAGGCTCCGCCGACATCGCTGCGCGCATCGTCTCGGAAAAGCTCACCAAGTCCTTCGGCACCAGTTTCGTGGTCGAGAATCGCCCCGGCGCGAACGGCGACATCGCCGCCACCTTCGTCTCGCATGCGGCCCCCGACGGCTACACGCTGCTGTTCGCACCGGACGCCATCGTGACGTCGCCGGCCATCCGCAAGACCCAATACGATCCGATCAAGGACTTCGTGCCGATCGCGATGATCGCGCAGGGACCGCTGGTACTCGTCGAGAACCCGAAGACCAAGGCCGAATCGGTGGCGCAGCTGATCGCGATGGCCAAGGCGAATCCCGCGAAGTTTTCCTTCGGTTCGTCCGGGGTGGGAAACAACCAGCATTTCGCGGGCGAGAAGTTCAATGCGATGACGGGCCTGTCGCTGACGCACGTGCCCTACAAAGGGGGCGGGCAGGCCATCGCGGACCTGCTGGCGGACCAGATCCCCATCGCCTTCCTGGGCACGGGTCCGGTCATGCCGCATGTGAAAAGCGGCAAGCTGAAGGTCCTCGCGGTCACCACGGCGCAGCGTTTCCAGGGCCTGCCCGACGTGCCGACGCTGGACGAGTCGGGGCTGAAGGGTTTCGATATGTCGCAATGGCTGGGCATCGTCGGACCGCTCGGTACGCCGCCCGACGTGATCAGGACGCTGAATTCGCGGATCAACACGATCCTGGCGGAACCCGACGTCAAGGAAAAGCTGCTGGCTTCGGGTATGAACGCATTGCCGATGACGCCGGCCCAACTGGGCGAGCAGATCAAGCGGGATGCGGCGTCGTACCGAAAGCTGGCGCAGGACCAGCACATGTCCGAGTAAGGCGGTTGGCGCCGAGGAACCATCGATCATGGATAGCGGAAATTCATTCTACGTCCGGCTGCGCGACGAGCTGCGGGCACTGCATGCGAACGGCCTGTACAAGGAAGAACGGGTGATCGCGACGGCCCAGGGCGCCGCGGTGGCGACCCGTGACGGCAGGACGGTCATCAACCTTTGCGCCAATAACTACCTGGGCCTGTCGTCCCATCCCGCGGTAATCCGGGCCGCGCAGGCCGGCCTGGACGCCCGTGGATATGGGCTGAGTTCGGTGCGCTTCATCTGCGGCACGCAGGATATCCACAAGGAACTGGAAGCCCGGCTGAGCCGGTTCCTGGGTACCGAGGACACCATCCTCTATGCCGCGGCCTTCGATGCCAACGGCGGCTTGTTCGAGCCGCTGTTCGGCCCGGAGGACGCCATCATCAGCGACGAACTGAACCACGCCTCCATCATCGACGGGATACGCCTGTGCAAGGCGAAGCGTTACCGCTACGCGCACAACAGCATGCATGACCTGCGCGCCTGCCTGCAAACTGCACGAGAAGAACGGGCCCGCAACATCATCGTATTCACGGACGGTGTCTTTTCCATGGATGGGGCCATCGCGAAGCTGGATGAGATACGCAAGCTGTGCGATGAGTTCGACGCACTCCTGGGCGTGGACGATTGCCACGCCACCGGCTTCATGGGCAAGCTGGGACGCGGCACCCATGAATACCGCAATGTATTCGGCAAGGTCGACATCATCACGGGCACCCTGGGCAAGGCCCTGGGCGGCGCCTCCGGCGGCTTCACCAGCGGCCGCAAGGAAGTCATCGACATCCTGCGGCAGCGTTCCCGCCCGTACCTGTTTTCGAACACGGTCGCGCCCGCGATCGTCCAGGGCACGCTCGCGGCCCT
It encodes the following:
- the kbl gene encoding glycine C-acetyltransferase, whose product is MDSGNSFYVRLRDELRALHANGLYKEERVIATAQGAAVATRDGRTVINLCANNYLGLSSHPAVIRAAQAGLDARGYGLSSVRFICGTQDIHKELEARLSRFLGTEDTILYAAAFDANGGLFEPLFGPEDAIISDELNHASIIDGIRLCKAKRYRYAHNSMHDLRACLQTAREERARNIIVFTDGVFSMDGAIAKLDEIRKLCDEFDALLGVDDCHATGFMGKLGRGTHEYRNVFGKVDIITGTLGKALGGASGGFTSGRKEVIDILRQRSRPYLFSNTVAPAIVQGTLAALDLLEADTVLRDRLEDNTRFFRAAISECGFDIKEGSHPIVPIMVHDANKAQALSRRLLELGVYAIGFFYPVVPRGQARIRVQVSAAHGREQLTSAVAAFQQAGQELGIVR
- a CDS encoding Bug family tripartite tricarboxylate transporter substrate binding protein, whose amino-acid sequence is MNKSILVAGLIALGCAGPSQAADWPARPVSIILGFAPGGSADIAARIVSEKLTKSFGTSFVVENRPGANGDIAATFVSHAAPDGYTLLFAPDAIVTSPAIRKTQYDPIKDFVPIAMIAQGPLVLVENPKTKAESVAQLIAMAKANPAKFSFGSSGVGNNQHFAGEKFNAMTGLSLTHVPYKGGGQAIADLLADQIPIAFLGTGPVMPHVKSGKLKVLAVTTAQRFQGLPDVPTLDESGLKGFDMSQWLGIVGPLGTPPDVIRTLNSRINTILAEPDVKEKLLASGMNALPMTPAQLGEQIKRDAASYRKLAQDQHMSE